In the Nicotiana tabacum cultivar K326 chromosome 16, ASM71507v2, whole genome shotgun sequence genome, one interval contains:
- the LOC142170210 gene encoding uncharacterized protein LOC142170210 has protein sequence MNVINKRFDLDESKFAGSSTKNNYQHQGENNQQFQFNAGDQLHGSTSNTATISPEHFQPHVDLYPDFQEAAEAYKAAEVSAEHLQGNIEEEPAIDEVAEAQQADLHLSTEGEVSQSPIHGVTALKTKV, from the exons atgaaTGTGATAAACAAGAGGTTTGATTTGGACGAGTCAAAG TTTGCTGGTAGttcaacaaaaaataattacCAACATCAAGGAGAGAACAACCAGCAATTCCAGTTCAATGCTGGTGATCAACTGCATGGAAGCACAAGCAATACAG CTACAATTTCTCCAGAACATTTTCAACCACATGTTGACTTATATCCTGACTTCCAAGAAGCAGCTGAGGCATATAAAGCAG CTGAAGTTTCAGCAGAACATCTACAAGGAAATATTGAGGAAGAACCAGCAATTGATGAAGTAGCTGAGGCACAACAAGCAG ATCTACACTTATCTACAGAAGGTGAAGTTTCACAGTCGCCAATTCACGGTGTGACT GCATTGAAAACAAAGGTTTGA
- the LOC142170211 gene encoding uncharacterized protein LOC142170211: MRTLLERWTKEKLSKAKGTFTYLGHKYNKELEDNSTLSQKLRVRASTDHIHTVLDGVKRYIVCLENKKCSCGQFQLDELPCAHALAALRHRNETYENYCSPYYTRKSLLLTYEMPVNPLPDEGKWDVPQHILDEVVKPPAGDKRQPRRPHKERYKTFDEIKSKKYKVSCGNCGGEGHNKRTCKNAPKKK; this comes from the exons ATGAGGACTCTTCTTGAACGTTGGACAAAAGAAAAGTTATCGAAGGCAAAGGGTACTTTCACATACCTTGGTCACAAATACAACAAAGAATTGGAAGACAACAGTACATTATCTCAGAAACTAAGG gtgagggcttcaacaGATCATATACATACTGTGTTAGATGGTGTGAAGCGGTACATTGTGTGTCTAGAAAACAAGAAATGTAGCTGTGGACAATTCCAACTTGATGAACTTCCATGTGCGCATGCTTTGGCAGCATTAAGGCATAGGAATGAAACATACGAAAACTATTGCTCTCCGTATTACACAAGGAAGAGCCTTCTGCTTACCTATGAAATGCCAGTAAATCCTCTTCCTGATGAAGGCAAATGGGATGTGCCACAACATATTTTGGATGAGGTAGTAAAGCCACCAGCGGGAGATAAAAGGCAGCCAAGGAGACCTCACAAGGAAAGATATAAAACATTTGATGAAATAAAGTCAAAGAAATACAAGGTGTCATGTGGCAATTGTGGAGgtgaagggcataacaaaagaaCTTGCAAGAATGCGCCGAAAAAGAAATGA